A window of Notolabrus celidotus isolate fNotCel1 chromosome 11, fNotCel1.pri, whole genome shotgun sequence contains these coding sequences:
- the LOC117821650 gene encoding uncharacterized protein LOC117821650 yields MSAATASIADVSKANFINSDDGRDRSITGQSRAQCAPRPLPALGTHRVIQGNGTNVGTVIFLQCPAKHKLFGGELMCVLLSNSTQWVGEAYCKPLSLFEDFGFRIAVLASIVSLAIIFIMSMAFITCCLLDCVKEDKREKQERDPDMWQWTEQAQQPEDNRSHHSHKGRNNNNNNTQEKLFSLWDTGVPAPCDNVQACRYHQQYIYGPTSTCGSSSLVSALPGCDYDEPLLPRNQGYAQSTRQPPQYVRRPQSSFQSVSPGPGQIPEVGPGVLWQYGGPQTSLSGGHPPSTDETCTSNTKKEFSIRIISV; encoded by the exons AtgtcagcggcaacagcttcaaTTGCAGATGTGTCCAAGGCAAATTTCATCAACAGTGATGACGGACGTGACCGGAGTATCACGG GCCAGTCCCGGGCTCAGTGTGCCCCCAGGCCTTTACCAGCCCTCGGCACCCACAGGGTCATCCAGGGAAATGGCACCAATGTGGGCACAGTCATTTTCCTGCAGTGCCCAGCCAAACATAAACTGTTTGGAGGTGAGCTGATGTGTGTCCTGCTCTCCAACAGCACCCAGTGGGTTGGCGAGGCCTACTGCAAGC CTCTGTCTCTTTTTGAGGACTTTGGTTTCCGCATAGCTGTGCTGGCATCCATCGTGAGCTTagccatcatcttcatcatgtcTATGGCCTTCATCACCTGCTGTTTGCTCGACTGCGTCAAAGAGGACAAAAGGGAAAAGCAGGAGAG GGATCCAGATATGTGGCAGTGGACAGAGCAGGCCCAACAACCAGAAGATAACAGGTCCCACCACAGTCATAAAGgcaggaacaacaacaacaacaacacccaGGAGAAGCTGTTTTCTCTGTGGGACACTGGTGTTCCAGCCCCTTGTGACAACGTGCAGGCCTGCAG ATATCATCAACAGTACATCTATGGTCCGACTAGCACCTGTGGTTCCTCTTCTCTGGTTTCTGCTCTCCCTGGCTGTGACTATGACGAGCCTCTCTTACCCCGAAACCAAGGATATGCACAGAGCACCAGGCAACCACCTCAGTATGTCAGACGTCCTCAGTCTTCCTTCCAAAGTGTGAGTCCAGGGCCTGGCCAGATCCCAGAAGTGGGGCCTGGTGTGTTGTGGCAGTACGGAGGACCTCAGACCAGCTTGTCAGGAGGTCACCCGCCAAGCACAGATGAGACGTGCACGAGTAATACGAAGAAAGAATTTTCAATTCGGATTATATCAGTGTGA
- the LOC117821211 gene encoding caspase recruitment domain-containing protein 19-like produces MTDIYDCHEKLQRDTQFLCSHQRLDTELVDRLVLQLNRIYPQILSDKEAHRFRNLSVPTKVRLAELLTHLYVKGEEACHEFYRGLHIHAEDVYTSLPTRVTQRDMVEPKWKYNAASTQERYVLNDRGPMFFLSCFSFLVGVAMLYYYGEGDTLRCTRPFLHCSAAALSNGAKDVLISYAEV; encoded by the exons ATGACAG ACATTTACGATTGTCATGAGAAACTCCAGAGGGACACCCAATTCCTGTGCTCACATCAGAGGCTGGACACTGAACTGGTTGACAGACTTGTGCTGCAGCTGAACAGGATCTACCCCCAGATACTCAGCGACAAGGAAGCACACAGG TTCAGGAACCTGAGTGTGCCCACAAAAGTGCGGTTAGCAGAGCTCTTGACGCACCTGTATGTGAAGGGAGAGGAGGCCTGTCATGAATTCTACAGAGGACTTCACATCCATGCTGAGGATGTCTACACCAGCCTGCCCACTAGAGTCACCCAGAGAG ATATGGTGGAGCCTAAATGGAAGTACAATGCAGCCAGCACCCAAGAGCGATACGTGCTTAATGACAGAG gACCGATGTTCTTCctgagctgtttcagttttttagTCGGTGTTGCAATGCTCTACTATTATGGAG AGGGTGACACATTAAGATGTACCAGACCTTTTCttcactgctctgctgctgcgCTAAGTAATGGTGCTAAAGATGTTTTGATTTCCTATGCTGAGGTTTGA
- the LOC117821212 gene encoding ninjurin-1-like isoform X1, with product MMISSSRSNRGSGTEASHPDAQPSSPTPLNMNHYTNKKSAAESMLDVALLMANASQLKAVLDQGSDLSFYTPIVALISISLCLQVTVGVLLIFIVQWDLNDEQKHWRSDVLEDLATCLVFIIVVVNVFITAIGVHRPKHSD from the exons ATgatgatcagcagcagcagaagcaacaGGGGGAGTGGGACTGAG GCCTCTCATCCAGATGCTCAGCCCAGCAGCCCCACCCCTCTGAACATGAACCACTACACCAATAAGAAGAGTGCGGCAGAGAGCATGCTGGATGTGGCTCTGCTAATGGCTAACGCTTCCCAGCTGAAGGCGGTGCTTGACCAGGGGTCCGACCTCTCCTTTTACACCCCCATCGTTGCCCTGATCAgcatctccctctgtctgcagGTCACAGTTGGGGTGCTGCTTATCTTCATAg TTCAGTGGGACCTGAATGATGAACAAAAACACTGGAGGTCGGACGTTCTGGAGGACTTGGCCACATGCCTGGTTTTTATCATAGTGGTTGTGAACGTCTTTATTACAGCCATTGGAGTCCACCGGCCCAAACACAGTGActga
- the LOC117821212 gene encoding ninjurin-1-like isoform X3 produces MLSWASHPDAQPSSPTPLNMNHYTNKKSAAESMLDVALLMANASQLKAVLDQGSDLSFYTPIVALISISLCLQVTVGVLLIFIVQWDLNDEQKHWRSDVLEDLATCLVFIIVVVNVFITAIGVHRPKHSD; encoded by the exons ATGTTAAGTTGG GCCTCTCATCCAGATGCTCAGCCCAGCAGCCCCACCCCTCTGAACATGAACCACTACACCAATAAGAAGAGTGCGGCAGAGAGCATGCTGGATGTGGCTCTGCTAATGGCTAACGCTTCCCAGCTGAAGGCGGTGCTTGACCAGGGGTCCGACCTCTCCTTTTACACCCCCATCGTTGCCCTGATCAgcatctccctctgtctgcagGTCACAGTTGGGGTGCTGCTTATCTTCATAg TTCAGTGGGACCTGAATGATGAACAAAAACACTGGAGGTCGGACGTTCTGGAGGACTTGGCCACATGCCTGGTTTTTATCATAGTGGTTGTGAACGTCTTTATTACAGCCATTGGAGTCCACCGGCCCAAACACAGTGActga
- the LOC117821212 gene encoding ninjurin-1-like isoform X2 encodes MKKDTAERASHPDAQPSSPTPLNMNHYTNKKSAAESMLDVALLMANASQLKAVLDQGSDLSFYTPIVALISISLCLQVTVGVLLIFIVQWDLNDEQKHWRSDVLEDLATCLVFIIVVVNVFITAIGVHRPKHSD; translated from the exons ATGAAGAAAGATACGGCTGAGAGG GCCTCTCATCCAGATGCTCAGCCCAGCAGCCCCACCCCTCTGAACATGAACCACTACACCAATAAGAAGAGTGCGGCAGAGAGCATGCTGGATGTGGCTCTGCTAATGGCTAACGCTTCCCAGCTGAAGGCGGTGCTTGACCAGGGGTCCGACCTCTCCTTTTACACCCCCATCGTTGCCCTGATCAgcatctccctctgtctgcagGTCACAGTTGGGGTGCTGCTTATCTTCATAg TTCAGTGGGACCTGAATGATGAACAAAAACACTGGAGGTCGGACGTTCTGGAGGACTTGGCCACATGCCTGGTTTTTATCATAGTGGTTGTGAACGTCTTTATTACAGCCATTGGAGTCCACCGGCCCAAACACAGTGActga